In the genome of Populus trichocarpa isolate Nisqually-1 chromosome 6, P.trichocarpa_v4.1, whole genome shotgun sequence, one region contains:
- the LOC18100106 gene encoding purine-uracil permease NCS1, which produces MVSKCFSLHLHPHLSSTSLITKNSRLSLSSTTKLNATRIQKQVHPFLPARRYSRLTPMASSQSSRNDPKLDQFEPDPTLTNDDLKPTTPAERTYSGWEMASLWIGLVVGVPSYYLAGSLVDLGMAWWQGIATVVAANIILLVPLILTGHPGTRYGISFPVLARSSFGIRGAHIPTLLRALVGCGWYGIETWIGGEAIFILLPQFIKENSSCSQSLPWLGTSPLEFACFIVFWVAQLAIVWKGMDGIRELEKFSAPILIILTSCLLIWAYVKAGGFGYMLSISSRLSSSEFWALFFPSLTANISFWATLALNIPDFTRYAKSQTDQIIGHAGLPIFMGAFTFVGLAVTLSTKVIFGHVISSPIQLLERIGGLTTMILAIFGISLATITTNIAANVVAPANALVNLSPSKFTFRRGALLTALLGIAFQPWRLLQSSESFVYTWLVGYSALLGPIGGIVLADYYLIRKTDLSVNDLYSLSPYGAYYYSGGYNLAAMAALIAGILPVIPGFLQNVGVVSSIPETFVVIYNNAWFFSFFLAGFLYWSVSVLTGKRKKSLPRDPLLPSET; this is translated from the coding sequence ATGGTGTCCAAATGTTTCAGCCTCCATCTCCATCCCCACCTCTCTTCCACCTCTTTAATCACCAAAAACTCAAGACTTTCTCTATCTTCGACCACAAAACTAAATGCAACACGTATCCAAAAGCAAGTTCACCCTTTCCTTCCAGCAAGAAGATACTCCAGGTTGACCCCAATGGCATCAAGCCAATCCTCAAGAAATGATCCAAAACTTGACCAATTCGAGCCCGATCCAACACTTACGAATGATGATCTCAAACCAACAACACCTGCTGAACGGACATATTCCGGCTGGGAAATGGCTAGTCTATGGATTGGTCTTGTTGTGGGTGTGCCGTCATATTACTTGGCAGGTAGTCTTGTTGACCTTGGCATGGCATGGTGGCAAGGAATTGCAACAGTTGTTGCTGCCAACATAATCCTACTAGTCCCATTAATCTTAACAGGTCATCCAGGCACACGTTACGGCATCTCTTTCCCGGTCTTGGCAAGATCTTCTTTTGGAATTCGCGGTGCGCACATTCCTACTCTACTTAGAGCATTGGTTGGTTGTGGCTGGTATGGTATCGAGACTTGGATTGGTGGTGAGGCAATTTTCATTCTTCTACCacaattcatcaaagaaaattcTTCGTGTTCTCAGTCCTTACCTTGGCTTGGCACTTCTCCATTAGAATTTGCTTGCTTTATTGTTTTCTGGGTAGCTCAATTGGCTATAGTTTGGAAGGGAATGGATGGAATTAGAGAGCTTGAGAAGTTCTCTGCTCCCATTTTAATCATACTCACTTCTTGTTTGCTCATTTGGGCTTATGTGAAAGCCGGTGGTTTTGGTTACATGCTCTCTATTTCCTCTAGGTTGTCTTCATCTGAGTTTTGGGCTCTGTTCTTTCCTTCCCTTACCGCAAATATAAGTTTCTGGGCTACTCTTGCACTTAACATACCAGATTTTACTCGATATGCCAAGAGCCAAACTGATCAGATTATTGGCCATGCTGGTCTTCCAATTTTCATGGGAGCATTTACATTTGTTGGCCTAGCTGTAACCTTATCTACCAAAGTGATTTTTGGCCATGTGATATCTAGTCCAATCCAGCTCCTTGAGCGAATCGGAGGGCTCACAACAATGATCTTAGCTATCTTTGGAATTAGCCTAGCCACCATCACAACAAACATTGCTGCCAATGTTGTAGCACCTGCCAATGCTCTTGTAAATCTCAGCCCTTCAAAGTTCACATTTAGGAGAGGTGCTCTTTTAACTGCATTGCTTGGTATTGCTTTTCAGCCTTGGAGGCTTCTGCAATCAAGCGAGAGTTTTGTATATACTTGGCTAGTTGGCTACTCGGCTCTCTTGGGCCCAATCGGGGGCATAGTTTTAGCAGATTATTATCTTATTCGAAAGACTGATTTGAGTGTCAATGACTTGTATTCTTTGAGTCCTTATGGGGCATACTATTATTCAGGGGGTTATAATTTGGCCGCAATGGCAGCTCTTATTGCTGGGATTTTGCCAGTAATACCAGGTTTCCTGCAGAATGTTGGAGTTGTTTCTAGTATTCCAGAGACTTTCGTGGTCATCTACAATAATGCTTGgttttttagctttttcttgGCAGGTTTTCTGTATTGGTCTGTTTCCGTTCTAACAGGAAAACGGAAGAAGTCGCTACCTAGAGATCCCCTCTTGCCAAGTGAAACCTGA